Proteins found in one Asterias amurensis chromosome 13, ASM3211899v1 genomic segment:
- the LOC139946452 gene encoding growth/differentiation factor 8-like, with protein sequence MVGLSRTNLYLRPFLTIVVMCLACCYCSMVECAMVPLKTPQSPAGHQQRGASPPITATNAQHRTLLQESNSKLSSSSSLVVAIENNQLLTKIFQETKDSETNSQRNLDRDRRSAKKTEVLLDDSMTIEREAGKTSSEQPPASEHTVYAVGETGDIPVAGSGFLAKTVESFANSAEGSGSEQIVQTNVRASAGGGEEKQSGGGDSDYCPDCVRRKQELEKLPPERLRLLRLEKIKMQILSKLKLERAPNVSAGSVDIPEPLARGRMAASGDTDLGMGYEDGGEDVNGDNWEEDELNEIQDNYEDTSQVIITAQEGLGACPRKKDSVGCFSFEISANNLEENIVSAKLWLHLRNSAQEIDQNRTLVVSHISNGRHARHTVLHTSTVEYKADWVTLDLTHAVRRMVVHAKRSYLFEVTCVTCRSTGNPVDMKPGRRPFLVLGKGVRRQRRPRSVICPPNETQCCKEIFYVSFAELKWDWIIEPKGYSANYCRGSCDDNVAQGYAHTYVMTTVRNQNIDRGLSIVPCCAPLVTKPLVLLYYDNEGYIYKKLLQNMITESCACM encoded by the exons ATGGTTGGTTTGTCGAGAACAAATCTTTATTTGAGACCTTTTCTCACCATTGTAGTGATGTGTCTGGCTTGCTGCTACTGCAGCATGGTGGAGTGTGCTATGGTACCGTTAAAGACGCCGCAGTCACCGGCGGGACACCAGCAGCGGGGAGCCTCACCGCCCATCACAGCCACAAACGCACAACATAGGACACTCTTGCAAGAGTCAAATTCcaaattatcatcatcatcttcattaGTAGTCGCAATAGAAAATAACCAGCTGCTTACAAAAATTTTCCAAGAAACCAAAGATTCAGAAACAAACAGCCAAAGAAATTTAGACAGAGACAGACGAAGTGCTAAAAAGACCGAAGTCCTTCTCGACGATTCGATGACGATAGAGAGGGAGGCAGGGAAAACATCTAGCGAGCAGCCGCCGGCGTCTGAACACACCGTTTACGCCGTCGGAGAGACGGGTGACATTCCCGTTGCAGGCTCGGGATTTCTCGCAAAAACAGTTGAAAGTTTTGCTAACTCAGCAGAGGGCTCAGGGTCTGAGCAAATCGTCCAGACCAATGTCCGAGCGAGTGCTGGTGGTGGTGAGGAGAAACAGTCCGGAGGAGGGGACAGCGACTACTGTCCAGACTGCGTCAGGAGAAAACAGGAACTCGAGAAACTGCCACCAGAAAGACTACGTCTCTTGCGTCTTGAGAAAATAAAGATGCAGATTCTGAGTAAACTTAAGCTGGAGCGGGCGCCGAATGTGAGCGCTGGCAGTGTGGACATACCCGAGCCCCTGGCCAGAGGACGGATGGCGGCCAGTGGGGACACGGACTTAGGGATGGGTTACGAAGATGGGGGCGAAGACGTGAATGGAGACAACTGGGAGGAAGATGAGCTTAATGAGATTCAAGACAATTATGAAGACACAAGCCAAGTGATCATTACAGCACAAGAAG GTCTGGGTGCTTGTCCACGCAAGAAGGATTCCGTTGGTTGCTTCAGTTTTGAAATCTCCGCTAATAACCTGGAAGAAAACATCGTCTCGGCCAAGCTATGGCTTCACCTCAGAAATAGTGCACAGGAAATTGACCAAAACCGGACGTTGGTGGTGTCCCACATTAGCAACGGTCGCCACGCTCGCCACACCGTTCTGCATACGAGTACAGTGGAGTACAAAGCAGACTGGGTCACACTAGACTTGACACACGCCGTCAGGAGAATGGTGGTACACGCAAAGCGGTCCTATCTTTTCGAAGTCACGTGCGTGACCTGCCGTTCGACCGGCAACCCCGTGGACATGAAGCCAGGGCGCCGCCCCTTCTTGGTCCTGGGGAAGGGGGTGAGGCGCCAGCGCAGACCTCGTTCAGTCATCTGCCCACCGAACGAGACCCAGTGCTGTAAGGAGATATTCTACGTCTCGTTTGCAGAACTCAAATGGGACTGGATCATAGAGCCGAAGGGTTACTCGGCTAACTATTGCAGGGGCTCGTGTGACGACAACGTAGCTCAAGGGTACGCGCACACCTACGTCATGACGACCGTAAGGAACCAGAACATCGATAGAGGGCTCTCTATCGTGCCCTGTTGCGCGCCTCTCGTCACTAAGCCACTGGTGCTCCTGTATTATGACAACGAAGGGTACATCTATAAGAAACTATTGCAGAATATGATCACAGAGAGTTGTGCATGTATGTAA